A genomic window from Deferribacterota bacterium includes:
- a CDS encoding leucyl/phenylalanyl-tRNA--protein transferase has protein sequence MKDSEINFPNPYLAGSKEILYIGGNLNPKNLIKAYSLGIFPWYNIGDPILWWCPLVRHVIFIKDFHIPKTIKKTIKKHNYTFSFNKDFMAVISGCATAKRNDSDTTWITDEMIEGYYKLFLMGRAFSIEVWEDSEIVGGLYGVKIEKYISAESMFHKRDNAS, from the coding sequence TAAACTTCCCAAATCCTTATCTTGCAGGTAGCAAAGAGATATTATATATAGGAGGTAATCTAAACCCAAAAAACCTAATAAAGGCATACTCTTTGGGCATTTTCCCATGGTATAATATAGGTGATCCTATACTTTGGTGGTGCCCTTTAGTTAGGCATGTCATTTTCATAAAAGATTTTCACATCCCTAAAACTATCAAAAAAACTATAAAAAAACACAACTACACTTTTAGTTTTAATAAAGATTTTATGGCTGTTATAAGTGGTTGTGCAACTGCCAAAAGAAATGATAGTGACACAACTTGGATAACTGATGAAATGATAGAAGGTTATTATAAACTCTTTTTAATGGGACGGGCTTTTTCAATTGAAGTGTGGGAAGATTCAGAGATTGTAGGAGGTCTTTATGGGGTAAAGATTGAAAAATATATCTCAGCAGAATCAATGTTCCATAAAAGAGATAATGCTTCA